From the genome of Labrus bergylta chromosome 4, fLabBer1.1, whole genome shotgun sequence, one region includes:
- the plk3 gene encoding serine/threonine-protein kinase PLK3, translating to MDTGCFTAAQRISCHTMNADLFKPVPERGPQRVPVAVKTSRTKADQIKPELAQVVTDSKTGRSYSKGKLLGKGGFARCYEMTDLSNNKMYAVKVIPQSRVSKPHQRDKITNEIELHKTLSHKHVVKFSHHFEDQENIYIFLELCSRKSLAHIWKARHTLTEPEVRYYLRQIISGLKYLHSRGILHRDLKLGNFFVNENMELRLGDFGLAAKLETVEQRKKTICGTPNYLAPEVLNRQGHGTESDVWSLGCVMYTLMCGNPPFETLDLKETYKCIKEVRYNLPSSLSPAAQKLISGILQKNPSDRLSLDQILNHEFFTKGFTPDKLPPSSCVMVPELHPPSPAKKFFTKMAKSLFGKKKAKVEKIPCEEKDDKDISKLVSGIVKCSINRQISYKTVGPNEVPSPTGQLVSSVPLEQTPAEEESRKSISRSFKGTMASSSEPCEDVLTPAAVAESAMKVLNSCLVTMPAATRNPPCLSRPQSFLWVTKWVDYSNKYGFGYQLSNQSIGVLFNEGTHLSLCNQRKTVHYCLTNNKHFNFPAATLPEQLRSQKQIVELMANYMEQNLMEGGDLHCEEQVSGPPPLLLQWVKTDHALVMLFNNGTLQVNFYTDHTKIILCKSTDDSYLLTYISRERVSCTYLLSMLAEMGCTSELRHRLRYVVQLLQHHADA from the exons ATGGATACCGGTTGTTTCACTGCAGCGCAGCGAATTTCGTGTCACACCATGAACGCGGATTTATTTAAGCCTGTTCCGGAACGTGGACCCCAGCGGGTCCCTGTCGCGGTGAAAACCAGCAGGACTAAAGCCGACCAAATCAAACCGGAGCTGGCCCAAGTAGTGACAGACTCCAAAACAGGAAGATCCTACAGCAAAGGGAAGCTTCTGGGAAAG GGCGGCTTTGCTCGATGCTACGAGATGACAGACCTCTCtaacaataaaatgtatgctGTGAAGGTGATTCCACAGAGCAGGGTGTCCAAACCGCATCAGAGGGACAAG ATTACGAACGAGATCGAGCTGCACAAAACCCTGTCGCACAAGCATGTGGTGAAATTCTCTCATCATTTCGAAGACCAAGAAAACATCTACATATTCCTTGAGCTCTGCAGTCGGAAG TCCCTGGCCCACATTTGGAAGGCGAGACACACGCTCACAGAGCCAGAAGTACGTTATTACCTCCGACAGATTATATCCGGCCTCAAGTACCTACACAGCAGAGGAATCCTGCACAGAGACCTCAAGCTAG GCAACTTCTTTGTCAACGAGAACATGGAGCTGCGGCTAGGAGACTTCGGCCTCGCTGCAAAGCTGGAGACAGTCGAGCAGAGGAAAAA AACAATCTGTGGCACCCCTAACTACCTGGCTCCTGAGGTGCTCAACAGGCAGGGTCACGGCACAGAGTCTGACGTCTGGTCTCTCGGATGTGTGAT GTACACGCTGATGTGTGGAAACCCTCCTTTTGAGACTCTTGACCTAAAGGAGACATACAAGTGTATAAAGGAAGTCCGGTACAACTTGCCATCCTCGCTTTCGCCTGCTGCACAGAAACTCATCTCAGGCATCCTGCAGAAAAACCCCAGCGACAGACTCTCCCTGGATCAAATCCTCAACCACGAGTTCTTCACCAAA GGTTTCACTCCTGATAAGCTTCCCCCAAGCAGCTGTGTGATGGTGCCAGAGCTCCATCCCCCAAGCCCTGCCAAGAAATTCTTCACTAAAATGGCTAAGAGCCTGTTTGGGAAGAAGAAGGCAAAAG tggaGAAAATTCCATGTGAGGAGAAAGATGACAAAGACATTTCCAAGCTGGTTTCCGGCATTGTCAAATGTTCAATCAACCGACAGATCAGCTACAAGACAGTGGGACCCAACGAG GTTCCCTCTCCCACCGGTCAACTGGTCAGCTCTGTGCCTCTAGAACAAACTCCTGCTGAGGAGGAATCCAGGAAGTCCATCTCCCGCTCCTTCAAGGGCACCATGGCCAGCAGCAGTGAAC CGTGTGAGGACGTCCTGACCCCTGCAGCTGTCGCTGAATCAGCCATGAAAGTTCTCAACAGCTGCCTGGTCACTATGCCTGCAG CTACCAGAAACCCGCCCTGTTTGTCCAGGCCTCAGTCCTTCCTGTGGGTCACTAAATGGGTGGACTACTCCAACAAATATGGTTTTGGCTATCAGCTCTCCAATCAAAGCATCGGTGTGCTCTTCAATGAGGGAACACATCTCAGTCTTTGTAACCAACGCAA GACGGTCCACTACTGCTtgaccaacaacaaacacttcaaTTTCCCTGCCGCCACTCTACCTGAGCAGCTTCGCAGCCAGAAACAAATAGTCGAGCTCATGGCGAACTACATGGAGCAAAACCTAATGGAG GGTGGGGATCTGCATTGTGAGGAGCAAGTTTCAGGTCCTCCTCCTTTGCTGCTGCAGTGGGTGAAGACCGACCACGCTCTTGTCATGCTCTTCAACAATGGCACCTTGCAG GTAAACTTTTACACAGACCACACGAAGATCATCCTGTGCAAGTCAACCGATGACTCCTATCTGCTCACCTACATCAGCCGGGAGCGCGTCTCATGCACTTACCTCCTCAGCATGCTGGCTGAGATGGGCTGCACCTCGGAGCTCAGACACCGACTGCGATATGTGGtccagctgctccaacaccatgCCGATGCCTGA
- the cacybp gene encoding calcyclin-binding protein: MALTEQINQLEADLQELGSLLEKAERKRVQELLQQEKKKVEKELAAKRQQKEQQARREADPSAASRAKYTVKITNYAWDQSEKFVKIYLTLKDVHKIPAENVEVNFTEGSYSVLVKELDGKNHQMTVLNLLYPIDEKDSYKKIKTDMILLMCKKQTTKKWDCLTKVEKLSKEKDKPSADANADPSEGLMTMLKKIYSDGDDEMKRTINKAWSESQEKKMQGGVGDMMDF, from the exons ATGGCTCTAACCGAACAG ATCAACCAGCTGGAGGCAGATTTGCAAGAGCTGGGGTCGCTCTTGGAGAAGGCAGAGAGGAAACGGGTCCAGGaactgctgcagcaggagaaaaagaaagtggaGAAGGAGCTCGCGGCCAAACggcaacagaaagagcagcaaGCCAGGAGAGAGGCCGACCCATCTGCTGCCTCTAGAGCAAAATACACAGTCAAGATCACCAACTATG CGTGGGACCAGTCCGAAAAGTTTGTCAAAATTTACCTTACATTGAAGGATGTTCACAAAATTCCGGCAGAAAACGTGGAGGTCAACTTCACAGAAGG GTCGTATTCTGTTTTGGTAAAGGAGCTGGATGGGAAAAACCATCAGATGACCGTCCTCAACCTGTTATATCCAATCGATGAAAAGGACAGCTATAAGAAG ATCAAAACAGACATGATTCTGCTCATGTGCAAGAAGCAGACAACAAAGAAGTGGGACTGTCTAACGAAGGTGGAGAAGCTGTCTAAAGAGAAAGA CAAACCCAGTGCAGATGCCAACGCGGACCCCAGCGAGGGCCTGATGACCATGCTGAAGAAGATTTACTCGGACGGAGACGACGAGATGAAGAGAACCATCAACAAAGCGTGGTCAGAGTCCCAAGAGAAGAAAATGCAAGGAGGAGTAGGAGACATGATGGACTTCTGA
- the mrps14 gene encoding 28S ribosomal protein S14, mitochondrial: protein MAAHRVACLGLNALYSSVCAPKQALRSCWGAVEQVRSYYVDWRMLRDLKRRQMAFEYADERLRINALRKNSILPKELQEVADKEIAALPRDSCPVRVRNRCVMTSRPRGVKRRWRLSRIVFRHLADHNQISGIQRARW from the exons ATGGCGGCCCACAGGGTAGCATGTTTAGGGTTGAATGCCCTTTATTCTTCTGTGTGCGCCCCAAAGCAG GCCCTGAGGAGCTGCTGGGGGGCGGTGGAGCAGGTGAGGAGTTACTATGTCGACTGGAGGATGCTGAGAGACCTCAAGAGAAGACAGATGGCTTTTGAGTATGCCGATGAAAGGCTACGGATCAATGCACTGAGGAAGAATAGCATCCTTCCCAAAGAACTTCAG GAGGTGGCAGATAAAGAAATTGCAGCACTACCACGGGACAGCTGCCCTGTGAGAGTACGCAACAGGTGTGTGATGACTTCAAGACCTCGGGGAGTGAAACGGAGGTGGCGACTGAGCAGGATTGTATTCCGTCACTTAGCTGACCACAACCAGATATCCGGGATTCAGAGGGCAAGGTGGTGA